In Oscillatoria acuminata PCC 6304, a single window of DNA contains:
- a CDS encoding DUF3153 domain-containing protein, whose translation MKLASFGRMVGEWIQGKVRRSRVWIVLLLVPMLLTGCVEYDVGINFESQTHGEIVQHIQLGERLKAFSSSTAEAWLESIERRTRQLHGQVKRSSDREITVKIPFNNGAELVDKFNQFFNPADENQRELANSPEAQIPDISSVMAIRQRNFLLAIYNHLNYELDLRSLGMISSNGTVIVSPGVLLDLEFTLNTPWGANAVVSDDGLMPEIRNNGRQLVWTLQPGELNHLETRFWVPSPIGIGALIIGVFVGISIFLKDKLLPALGMGQRKPRKAKKPQPEPANLGS comes from the coding sequence GTGAAATTAGCAAGTTTTGGGAGGATGGTCGGGGAGTGGATTCAAGGGAAAGTCAGGCGATCGCGCGTCTGGATCGTGCTGTTACTGGTCCCGATGTTGCTCACCGGCTGTGTGGAATATGATGTGGGGATTAACTTTGAGAGTCAAACTCACGGAGAAATTGTCCAACATATCCAACTCGGAGAACGACTCAAAGCCTTTAGTAGTTCGACCGCTGAAGCCTGGTTAGAGAGTATTGAACGCCGCACTCGCCAATTGCATGGGCAGGTTAAACGGAGTTCTGACCGAGAAATTACGGTAAAAATTCCGTTTAATAATGGGGCGGAATTAGTAGACAAGTTCAATCAATTTTTTAATCCCGCTGATGAAAATCAAAGGGAGTTAGCGAATTCCCCCGAGGCGCAAATTCCGGATATTTCTTCTGTGATGGCGATTAGACAACGGAATTTTTTACTAGCGATTTATAATCACTTAAATTATGAGTTAGATTTGCGATCGCTGGGGATGATTTCTTCTAATGGCACCGTGATTGTCAGTCCGGGGGTCCTGTTGGATCTGGAATTTACCTTAAATACGCCCTGGGGTGCCAATGCTGTCGTTTCGGACGATGGACTGATGCCAGAGATTCGCAACAATGGACGACAACTGGTTTGGACTTTGCAACCCGGAGAACTGAATCATTTGGAAACCCGATTCTGGGTCCCGAGTCCGATTGGAATTGGGGCATTAATCATTGGGGTGTTTGTAGGCATCAGTATCTTTTTAAAAGACAAACTCTTACCCGCCTTGGGAATGGGTCAGCGCAAACCCCGCAAGGCCAAAAAACCCCAACCAGAACCCGCTAATCTTGGGAGTTAA
- a CDS encoding response regulator — MSENNSPVATILAVDDSVVMQDLVKRALAQDYRVLVADNAVDALSMIYHEQVSILLLDVSMPGIDGLELCRTVRNIPQFQELPIVMLTARDGLFDKVQGRLAGATEYLTKPFDAAQLRQVVGNFVNSNLPSEVAD; from the coding sequence ATGTCTGAAAATAATAGTCCCGTCGCCACCATTCTCGCCGTAGATGATAGTGTGGTCATGCAAGATTTAGTGAAGCGAGCATTAGCTCAAGATTATCGCGTCCTAGTGGCAGATAATGCCGTAGATGCTTTGTCAATGATTTACCACGAGCAGGTTTCGATTTTGTTGCTTGATGTTTCCATGCCCGGAATTGATGGCTTAGAGCTTTGTCGAACGGTGAGGAATATCCCTCAATTTCAAGAACTGCCCATTGTCATGCTAACGGCTCGCGATGGTCTGTTTGATAAGGTCCAAGGTCGGTTAGCCGGAGCCACGGAATATTTAACTAAGCCATTTGATGCCGCCCAACTGCGTCAAGTTGTGGGAAATTTTGTTAATAGTAATCTTCCCTCGGAAGTCGCCGACTAA
- a CDS encoding serine/threonine-protein kinase, whose product MSYCLNPRCQNPKNLPKTSICESCGSKLLLKERYRAIKPIARGGFGRTFFAIDEDRLNAPCAIKQLLPTLQGSSESRQGLFEKAVALFNQEAVRLYELGEHPQIPTLLASFEQDKRLYLVQEYIDGKTLWHELKEEGPFREEKICELLAGVLPVLQFVHSKNVIHRDITPGNLLRRRRDGRLILIDFGVAKQLSDASFAKTGTKVGTTCYAPIEQLRSGKAYPASDLYGLGVTCIHLVTGAKPDGLFDPIKGCIWREYLANRGRTIAPRLGDILDKMIKDNLGDRYQSAQEVLTDLAAVLPNQGDRQELRNAATRIQTPPFSKPPSTQNLLPPGEKVSPVAVFSKPPISHRAATPSGPRCLRTLTGHTSWVTCLAITSNSHILASGSLDDRILIWNFLTGATLRGFSGHTKSINGLAISPDGNLLASCSDDDTIKLWHLNTGREIATLTEHLRDVNSLAFNSTGTILASGSEDRTVRLWQMGTGPKGNLSVSPLCTLAGRSGMIKAIAIAPNGQQLASGGLDNAIQIWDLKHQKVLYTLAGHLQSVNCLAISPDGTLLASGSKDKTIKLWNFSTGKLITTLSGHRDMVNSVAFSPDGKHLISGSTDQTLNLWQIRQEKGQLSTHLVTTLNGHTGAVNAVIFAPDGKLVISGSWDETIKIWQVLA is encoded by the coding sequence ATGAGCTACTGCCTAAATCCCCGGTGTCAAAATCCCAAAAATCTGCCGAAGACTTCAATTTGTGAAAGTTGCGGCTCAAAGTTGCTGCTCAAAGAACGCTATCGAGCTATCAAACCGATCGCCCGAGGAGGATTTGGCAGGACGTTTTTTGCGATCGATGAAGACCGCCTCAATGCGCCCTGTGCCATTAAACAACTGCTGCCGACCCTACAAGGCAGTAGTGAATCCAGACAAGGATTATTCGAGAAAGCCGTCGCCCTGTTTAACCAAGAAGCGGTCCGACTTTACGAACTGGGAGAACATCCCCAAATTCCCACCCTTCTCGCCTCTTTTGAACAGGACAAACGCCTGTATTTGGTGCAAGAGTATATTGACGGCAAAACCCTGTGGCATGAACTCAAAGAGGAGGGTCCATTTCGGGAGGAGAAAATTTGTGAACTCCTCGCCGGAGTTTTGCCGGTTCTACAGTTTGTCCACTCCAAAAATGTGATTCACCGAGATATTACCCCGGGGAATCTGTTGCGACGCCGGCGCGATGGTCGCCTGATTTTGATTGATTTTGGGGTAGCCAAACAACTGAGTGATGCTTCATTTGCGAAAACCGGGACAAAAGTCGGGACCACCTGTTATGCACCGATCGAACAACTTCGCAGTGGGAAGGCTTATCCCGCCAGTGATTTGTATGGGTTAGGGGTGACTTGTATTCACCTGGTGACGGGTGCAAAACCTGATGGACTGTTTGACCCGATTAAGGGATGTATTTGGCGGGAGTATTTGGCGAATCGAGGTCGGACGATCGCCCCGCGCCTGGGGGATATCCTGGATAAAATGATTAAAGATAACTTGGGCGATCGCTATCAATCAGCCCAAGAAGTCTTGACGGATTTGGCCGCCGTGTTACCCAACCAGGGCGATCGCCAGGAACTCCGCAACGCCGCCACCCGAATTCAAACTCCCCCATTCTCAAAACCGCCCTCAACCCAGAATTTACTTCCGCCTGGGGAGAAGGTGAGTCCCGTGGCCGTTTTCTCGAAACCCCCCATTAGTCATCGCGCCGCCACCCCCAGTGGCCCTCGCTGTTTGCGGACCCTCACGGGTCATACCTCTTGGGTGACTTGTCTGGCGATCACCTCCAACAGTCACATTCTCGCCAGTGGCAGTCTGGACGATCGCATCCTGATTTGGAATTTTTTGACCGGGGCAACATTACGCGGGTTCTCCGGTCATACCAAATCGATTAATGGACTCGCCATCTCCCCCGATGGCAATCTTCTGGCCAGTTGCAGCGATGATGATACCATCAAACTTTGGCATCTGAATACGGGGCGAGAAATTGCCACCCTCACGGAACATTTACGGGATGTAAATTCCCTAGCTTTTAACTCCACTGGCACAATTTTAGCCTCCGGTTCTGAAGATAGAACCGTGCGACTTTGGCAGATGGGAACAGGACCGAAAGGAAATCTTTCCGTCTCACCTTTATGTACCTTGGCCGGTCGTTCAGGAATGATTAAAGCCATTGCGATCGCACCCAATGGTCAACAGTTAGCCAGTGGGGGTCTGGATAACGCCATCCAAATTTGGGATTTAAAACACCAGAAAGTGCTCTATACCCTGGCGGGACATCTCCAATCCGTGAATTGTTTGGCAATCAGTCCCGATGGCACACTTCTAGCCAGTGGCAGTAAAGATAAAACGATTAAACTCTGGAATTTTTCCACCGGAAAGCTGATTACCACCTTATCCGGTCATCGGGATATGGTGAATTCCGTGGCCTTTTCTCCCGATGGCAAACATCTCATCAGTGGCAGTACAGACCAAACCTTAAATCTCTGGCAAATTCGCCAGGAAAAAGGCCAGTTATCCACCCACCTTGTCACCACCCTCAATGGACATACCGGGGCGGTGAATGCGGTGATTTTTGCGCCTGATGGTAAACTGGTGATTAGTGGCAGTTGGGACGAAACGATTAAAATTTGGCAAGTCTTGGCTTAA
- a CDS encoding serine/threonine-protein kinase — MNYCVNPACQNPQNPPTITTCLSCGSNLLLQERYRTIQLLGEGGMERTFLAVDQQKQDSYCIIKQLLPVENGLEAAANSSTLEKAIEVFHHDAQRRQAIGDHQQIAKLLDYFEQDKRLYMAIEFIDGQSLLEEMEKDGPFREPQIWELLDRLLPVFKTIHDRNIIHRDIKPENIRRRHNGELVLANFGVSKHLSIIGLARTGSTTGTEGYAPPEQIRGGLAYPASDLYSLGVTCIQLLTGEWVDDLYDPLEGRWIWRERLWKLGLDVSDGLAHILDKLLQDRVNERYQSGTEVLEDLHSRRPTFLNSLEEQTLPPTVTTATPSTTPPLADPNAWRCIRTLKGHQGWVWAISFSPDGRTLASGSADKSVILWNMTTGDRLRTLKGHSDLVLCVAFSPQSPLFASSSRDKSIILWNAETGERIRNLGGWFSGHSELVDALAFSPNGTMLASGSWDRKIILWNPYTGKALRKLRGHSSWVYSLAFSPDGITLASGSRDTTLMLWNVHTGKQFFTLYGDSGLVNAVAFSPDGQTIVSGNFDGSLVLWDVGRGEQITRLPGHSERVNTLAFSPDGKLLASGSRDQTVILWDIRKRKPLCTLTDHSDRVFAVAFSPDSKTLATAAGDETVKLWQAP; from the coding sequence ATGAATTATTGCGTGAATCCCGCTTGCCAAAATCCCCAAAACCCACCGACTATCACGACTTGTCTAAGTTGTGGATCGAATTTGCTGCTGCAAGAGCGCTACCGGACCATCCAACTTCTGGGAGAAGGGGGTATGGAACGAACTTTTTTGGCGGTGGACCAACAGAAGCAAGACAGCTACTGCATTATCAAGCAACTGCTGCCCGTGGAAAACGGCTTAGAAGCCGCAGCAAATAGTAGTACCCTGGAAAAGGCCATTGAAGTCTTCCATCATGATGCTCAACGTCGGCAGGCCATTGGAGATCATCAGCAAATTGCTAAGTTGCTAGATTATTTTGAGCAAGACAAACGCCTGTACATGGCGATCGAGTTTATCGACGGGCAAAGTTTACTCGAAGAGATGGAAAAAGATGGTCCGTTCCGAGAACCTCAAATCTGGGAACTGCTCGATCGCCTCTTACCCGTTTTCAAAACCATTCACGATCGCAATATCATTCACCGCGATATCAAACCCGAGAACATTCGCCGCCGCCATAACGGAGAATTAGTCCTCGCGAATTTTGGCGTTTCTAAACATTTATCAATCATTGGACTGGCTAGAACCGGGAGTACCACTGGGACCGAAGGATATGCCCCTCCAGAACAGATTCGGGGGGGACTCGCCTATCCCGCCAGCGACCTCTATAGTTTAGGCGTCACCTGCATTCAACTCTTAACGGGAGAGTGGGTGGATGATTTGTACGACCCCCTGGAGGGAAGATGGATCTGGAGAGAACGACTCTGGAAATTGGGCCTGGATGTCAGTGACGGTTTAGCCCACATCCTAGACAAACTCTTGCAGGATCGAGTGAATGAACGGTATCAGTCTGGAACTGAAGTTCTGGAAGACTTGCATTCCCGACGACCTACATTTTTGAATAGTTTAGAAGAACAAACTTTACCGCCAACTGTCACCACCGCCACCCCATCGACCACCCCACCCCTGGCAGATCCCAATGCCTGGAGATGCATCCGGACCCTCAAAGGTCATCAAGGTTGGGTCTGGGCGATTTCCTTTAGTCCCGATGGCAGGACCTTAGCCAGTGGTAGCGCTGATAAAAGCGTCATCCTGTGGAATATGACCACTGGCGATCGCCTCCGCACCTTAAAGGGTCATTCGGATTTAGTCCTCTGTGTCGCCTTCAGTCCCCAATCCCCCCTCTTCGCCAGTAGTAGTCGAGATAAAAGCATCATTCTCTGGAACGCTGAAACCGGGGAACGGATTCGGAACCTTGGGGGATGGTTTTCCGGCCATTCTGAATTAGTGGATGCTCTCGCCTTTAGTCCCAACGGTACCATGCTGGCTTCCGGGAGTTGGGACCGCAAAATCATTCTCTGGAATCCCTATACCGGCAAAGCCCTCCGCAAGCTCAGGGGCCACTCAAGCTGGGTCTATTCTCTCGCCTTTAGTCCCGATGGCATTACCCTCGCTTCTGGCAGTCGCGACACCACCTTGATGCTGTGGAATGTCCACACCGGCAAGCAATTTTTTACCCTCTACGGCGATTCGGGTCTCGTCAATGCCGTTGCTTTCAGTCCCGATGGCCAAACCATCGTCAGCGGAAATTTTGACGGTTCTCTAGTCCTTTGGGATGTGGGTCGAGGTGAACAAATCACTCGCTTACCAGGACATTCGGAACGGGTCAATACTCTAGCTTTTAGTCCCGATGGCAAATTACTCGCCAGTGGCAGTCGGGATCAAACCGTCATCCTCTGGGATATCCGCAAACGCAAGCCCCTCTGTACTCTGACCGACCATAGCGATCGGGTCTTTGCCGTCGCCTTCAGTCCCGATAGCAAAACCCTCGCTACTGCCGCAGGGGATGAGACGGTTAAGTTGTGGCAGGCACCGTGA
- a CDS encoding WD40 repeat domain-containing serine/threonine-protein kinase: MSYCLNPHCQNPENPAGIKFCQSCGNKLQLNDRYQALSLLGEGGFGRTFIAEDADRLNATCVIKQFLPLPQVQQNSDLLETATKMFAQEAQRLLQLGDHPQIPTLFADFAIEGRLYLVQQFINGKTLLQELDETGPFSAEKVKNLLLDLLPVLQYIHDKNVVHRDIKPENILRQNSDGKYVLIDFGVAKQLSSNVLVKTGTKIGTEGYAPIEQLRGGKAYPASDLYSLGVTCIHLMTDTNPDELYDPMQGRWLWREELIKKGITIDLRLEKVIDKMVQEWVNDRYESAGVALADLYWSIPQRFMSKSSRVTPTIHPSIPTTWKCVHTLTGHQNYAIAVAISPDGETLASCSYDKTIKVWHLATGNAIGTLTAHTGWVSCLAISPDGQILVSGSLDNTLKLWDLGSGNLLQTWDGLNAYPLSIAISPDGGILAAGCFDSTVKLWDLTTGMAVGTLMGHTGYVESVAIAPDGKTLASGGGYDDHTIKLWDLSSGLEQATLKGHLASVRAVAFTPNGQQLVSGSEDKTVKLWDLQTHTETYSLQTLKDWVQAVAVSPDGEILACGSRDRLIRLFHLRTGQELCTLKWHSGPITSVAFSPGGNKLVSSSWDNTIKIWEAVLSTENKT, from the coding sequence ATGAGCTATTGTCTCAATCCCCACTGTCAAAATCCAGAAAATCCAGCCGGTATCAAGTTTTGTCAAAGTTGTGGCAACAAGTTACAACTCAACGATCGCTATCAAGCACTTTCCCTGTTGGGGGAAGGAGGATTTGGACGCACCTTCATTGCGGAAGATGCCGATCGCTTAAATGCCACCTGTGTGATTAAACAATTTTTGCCGTTACCCCAAGTTCAGCAAAATTCCGACTTATTAGAAACCGCGACTAAAATGTTCGCCCAGGAAGCCCAACGATTGTTACAACTGGGGGATCATCCCCAAATTCCCACCTTATTTGCGGATTTTGCCATTGAGGGTCGTCTCTATTTGGTACAACAGTTCATCAATGGAAAAACTTTGTTACAAGAGTTAGATGAAACTGGGCCTTTTTCGGCTGAAAAAGTTAAAAATTTATTATTAGATTTGCTGCCCGTTTTACAGTATATTCACGATAAAAATGTTGTTCATCGTGATATTAAGCCCGAAAATATTTTAAGACAAAACTCTGATGGAAAATATGTCTTGATTGATTTTGGGGTAGCAAAACAACTGAGTAGTAACGTTTTAGTCAAAACTGGCACCAAAATTGGGACTGAAGGCTATGCACCGATTGAACAACTCCGGGGAGGAAAAGCATATCCAGCCAGTGATTTGTACAGTTTGGGGGTGACTTGTATTCATTTGATGACGGATACTAATCCCGATGAATTGTACGACCCGATGCAGGGGCGCTGGTTGTGGCGAGAAGAATTAATCAAAAAAGGGATAACGATTGATCTGCGCTTAGAAAAAGTGATTGATAAGATGGTGCAGGAGTGGGTGAACGATCGCTACGAAAGTGCGGGAGTGGCGCTGGCGGACCTTTATTGGTCCATTCCCCAAAGATTTATGTCCAAATCCTCCAGAGTGACCCCGACGATTCATCCCTCTATTCCGACCACCTGGAAATGTGTTCATACTTTGACAGGTCATCAGAACTATGCGATCGCCGTGGCGATTAGTCCGGATGGAGAAACCTTAGCCAGTTGTAGTTATGATAAAACCATTAAGGTGTGGCATTTGGCTACCGGGAATGCGATCGGGACTTTAACCGCTCATACCGGGTGGGTGAGTTGCCTAGCGATTAGTCCCGACGGACAAATTCTGGTCAGTGGCAGTTTGGATAATACCCTAAAGCTGTGGGATTTGGGCAGTGGGAACTTATTGCAGACCTGGGATGGATTAAATGCTTATCCGTTGTCGATTGCGATCAGTCCCGATGGGGGAATACTCGCTGCTGGTTGTTTTGACAGTACGGTGAAACTGTGGGACCTGACAACGGGGATGGCCGTGGGGACCCTGATGGGACATACGGGGTATGTAGAATCGGTGGCGATCGCCCCGGATGGAAAAACCTTAGCCAGTGGGGGGGGATACGATGACCATACTATCAAATTATGGGACTTGAGTAGTGGCCTAGAGCAAGCCACCCTCAAGGGACATTTGGCCTCAGTCCGTGCAGTCGCTTTTACCCCCAATGGTCAACAGTTAGTGAGTGGCAGTGAAGACAAAACCGTGAAGCTGTGGGATTTACAGACCCACACCGAGACATACAGCTTGCAGACCCTGAAGGATTGGGTACAAGCCGTTGCCGTGAGTCCTGATGGGGAAATTCTAGCCTGTGGCAGTCGCGATCGGCTGATTAGATTGTTCCATTTAAGAACTGGACAAGAACTCTGTACCTTAAAATGGCATTCTGGACCGATTACCTCTGTGGCCTTTAGTCCAGGGGGCAACAAATTAGTGAGTAGCAGTTGGGATAATACAATAAAAATTTGGGAAGCTGTCTTGTCAACTGAAAATAAAACATAA
- a CDS encoding serine/threonine-protein kinase — translation MTYCLNSNCPNPSNPPSTKFCLTCGAKLLLRDRYRAVQPLGQGGMGRTFFAVDEDRLNAPCVIKQFFPQIQGTAALAKATELFQREAVQLLHLGEHPQIPSLYAYFEQDKRWYLVQELIDGPDLLDELKQQGAFSEHQIQSLLLDLLPILQFIHNNNVIHRDIKPDNILRRRKDNKLVLVDFGVAKEGTGTALAQMGTRAGTHGYAPLEQIRGGQAYPASDLYSLGVTCIQLLTAKMPDDLYDGMNARWVWKEQLAKQGKRTSPILAQILDKLLQELVRDRYQSATEVLQALQPNPLPSPPPKPPAAAQTPPSTRVQPGKFDPVSVDLEAIKTHFSQGQPGNPPPPASPPPKPSPTPANKPPGFDPIAAELEALRSEFGGES, via the coding sequence ATGACCTATTGCCTCAATTCCAACTGCCCTAACCCCTCCAATCCCCCCAGCACCAAATTTTGTCTAACTTGTGGGGCTAAATTACTGTTGCGCGATCGCTATCGGGCAGTCCAACCCCTGGGTCAGGGGGGGATGGGTCGTACCTTTTTCGCTGTTGATGAAGACCGCCTCAATGCGCCCTGTGTGATTAAACAGTTTTTTCCCCAAATTCAAGGGACTGCTGCCTTAGCCAAAGCTACGGAACTGTTTCAACGGGAAGCAGTGCAATTGCTTCATCTGGGCGAACATCCTCAAATTCCCTCTCTTTATGCTTATTTTGAACAAGACAAACGCTGGTATTTAGTCCAGGAATTAATTGATGGACCGGACCTTTTAGATGAACTCAAACAACAGGGAGCATTCAGCGAACATCAAATTCAATCCCTGTTACTCGATTTATTACCGATTCTGCAATTTATTCACAATAATAATGTTATTCATCGCGATATCAAACCCGATAATATTTTACGTCGGCGCAAGGATAATAAGCTAGTTTTAGTCGATTTTGGTGTAGCTAAAGAAGGGACGGGGACTGCCTTAGCCCAAATGGGAACTCGCGCTGGCACTCACGGGTATGCACCCCTGGAACAAATTCGCGGGGGTCAGGCTTATCCCGCCAGTGATTTATATAGTTTGGGTGTGACTTGTATTCAACTGTTAACGGCCAAAATGCCCGATGATTTATATGATGGGATGAATGCCCGTTGGGTGTGGAAAGAACAACTGGCAAAGCAAGGGAAAAGGACCTCTCCCATTTTAGCCCAAATTTTAGATAAACTGCTGCAAGAATTAGTACGCGATCGCTATCAATCAGCGACAGAGGTGTTACAGGCATTGCAACCTAATCCACTCCCTTCCCCTCCCCCCAAACCCCCTGCTGCCGCCCAAACTCCCCCCTCCACCCGCGTTCAACCGGGCAAGTTTGACCCAGTTTCTGTGGATTTAGAAGCGATTAAAACTCATTTTAGTCAAGGACAACCGGGCAATCCTCCACCTCCGGCATCTCCCCCACCTAAACCTAGCCCAACTCCTGCCAATAAACCCCCAGGATTTGACCCGATCGCTGCTGAATTAGAAGCCTTACGCTCTGAATTTGGAGGTGAATCTTAA
- a CDS encoding TldD/PmbA family protein, protein MSDSTLEKILDLAKSRVDSAEVYYVSSQDTPIEFENNRLKSLQTKALQGVALRVISKGKIGFASSTDLTRLDDLVDAAVQTSEIGDSAEFEFASNLHLSSPTPEFQPPTTQELLEVGRNQIEQVHGYNPDILVDVSFHVRSGTVKIMTSQDLYATRSSQIVSSSLSGNLVKGEDFLQIYSYDVARDRLPDFDRLLKDILRKYQLAERPATITSGSFPVFFTPRAAASTLGSLFDTILSGQAVVQKASPLMDKVGEKVFDSRLTLFEDPTLGPSACEFDDEGTPTSPNTLIENGVVNGFYWDRRWAARAGLQSTGNGFRGGLSRPGPDLVNLCLNAGSTSTADLIAGVKEGLIVEQVLGAGQSNQLAGEFSINLDLGYKIENGEIVGRVKNTMVAGSIFEAFDNLVDFSSERDWVGGGALLPSMLFGKLGVSARQG, encoded by the coding sequence GTGAGTGATTCGACTCTTGAGAAAATTCTCGACTTGGCAAAATCTCGGGTAGACTCTGCCGAGGTTTACTATGTCTCCAGTCAAGATACCCCGATTGAATTTGAAAACAACCGCCTGAAATCCCTGCAAACTAAAGCCCTGCAAGGGGTCGCCCTGCGGGTGATTTCCAAGGGCAAAATAGGGTTTGCCAGTTCCACGGACCTCACCCGCCTGGATGATTTAGTGGATGCTGCGGTGCAAACCTCGGAAATTGGGGACAGTGCAGAATTTGAATTCGCCAGTAACCTGCATCTGTCCTCCCCAACCCCAGAATTTCAACCCCCAACCACCCAGGAATTGCTGGAAGTGGGTCGAAATCAAATTGAGCAAGTTCACGGTTACAACCCCGATATTCTGGTGGATGTCAGCTTTCATGTTCGCAGTGGGACGGTCAAAATTATGACCAGTCAAGATCTGTATGCCACGCGATCGAGCCAAATTGTGAGCTCCAGTCTGAGTGGTAACTTGGTCAAAGGGGAAGATTTCCTGCAAATTTATAGCTATGATGTCGCCCGCGATCGCCTGCCGGACTTCGATCGCCTCCTCAAAGACATCCTCAGAAAATACCAACTCGCCGAACGTCCCGCCACCATCACCAGTGGTTCTTTCCCCGTCTTCTTTACCCCGAGAGCCGCAGCGAGTACCCTAGGCAGTCTATTTGATACCATCTTATCCGGTCAAGCGGTGGTCCAAAAGGCATCGCCCCTCATGGATAAAGTGGGAGAAAAAGTCTTTGACAGTCGCCTGACCCTGTTTGAAGACCCCACCCTGGGTCCCTCCGCTTGTGAATTTGACGATGAAGGCACTCCCACCAGTCCCAACACCCTGATTGAAAACGGCGTGGTAAATGGGTTTTACTGGGACCGTCGCTGGGCTGCCCGTGCTGGGTTACAATCGACCGGAAACGGGTTTCGCGGTGGACTATCGCGCCCGGGACCCGATTTGGTCAATCTCTGCTTGAATGCGGGGAGTACCTCCACTGCTGATTTAATTGCCGGAGTCAAGGAAGGATTGATTGTTGAGCAAGTGCTCGGTGCCGGTCAATCGAATCAACTGGCGGGAGAATTTTCGATTAACTTAGATTTAGGGTATAAAATCGAAAATGGCGAGATTGTCGGGCGTGTAAAAAATACAATGGTTGCCGGGAGTATTTTTGAAGCCTTTGACAATTTAGTAGATTTTAGTAGCGAACGGGATTGGGTAGGCGGCGGTGCATTATTGCCGAGTATGCTGTTTGGGAAACTGGGAGTTTCTGCCAGACAAGGTTAA